Proteins found in one uncultured Desulfuromonas sp. genomic segment:
- a CDS encoding YadA-like family protein, whose protein sequence is MTRCVKLWSWLVMVVLLAVLLSPQKALAVMVGSRTGEIVSTVGADDHDDTTNTSIGKRSDAGVDGESDMYATAVGYDANANGTKSTATGSNSDATADYATATGYNSDAEAEFATANGYNTNATGTNSTAIGANADATRKGSTATGYDANATGTKSTATGGNSDATADYATATGYNSDAEAEYATANGYNTNATAAYSTALGAYTGATQKGSTATGYNAKATGVYSTAIGTQSTASQDGAVALGRVSTASATRSTAVGTKSTASQEGATALGNASTASATQSTALGQNATATATNSVALGAEADATQRGSTASGYNANATGIYSTAVGAQAAASQESATSLGNGSTASGRLSTALGKDAIASADYSTALGHDSTASYKWSTALGQSATASGESSTALGKGSTASGLASTALGKDATASAQSSTALGKGSTASGLLSTALGKDATASAYASTALSYGATASDDFSMALGKDATASAKNSVALGYRSVAKEEDTVSVGRKYSERRITNVATALNGTDAVNLDQVESLITTSGEKWLNSTETGSASVAGSNATAIGSGSFATADGSVALGQGSIADEENTLSVGSDGSERRITNVAAGVNDTDAVNMSQLNAVQSQVSDNASKIATHTTKIASNSAAIAAIKAQSAILSSSESASASSSGSNSLAIGSGASAHDDDTAIGANATVTADSSTAVGSNTLIASEQAVAVGADAMVSSEATGGVAIGQNAVVEQGASNAVALGTDSVADEANTVSVGSSVNQRRVTNVADGENNGDAVNVSQLNTVKSDVSSNSASIEDNSASIEDNSAAIEDNSASIEDNSTAIEDNSSAITEVRQTLNDTRDAVAHLDRRVDQLENEMDEVAALASAFSALVPNARSASNTQLSLGLGNYGNANAVALGVFHYVNDNVLVNVGASTAFGNSKTAARAGITIGF, encoded by the coding sequence ATGACGCGTTGTGTGAAGCTGTGGAGTTGGTTGGTGATGGTGGTTTTGTTGGCGGTGCTGCTCAGCCCACAGAAGGCTTTGGCCGTTATGGTGGGGAGTCGCACCGGGGAAATAGTCTCGACGGTTGGTGCTGATGATCATGATGATACCACCAACACCTCCATCGGCAAGAGATCTGATGCCGGCGTTGATGGTGAAAGTGACATGTACGCTACGGCGGTGGGCTATGACGCCAACGCCAACGGAACCAAGAGTACAGCCACTGGCAGCAACAGCGATGCGACGGCAGACTATGCCACGGCCACCGGCTACAATAGCGATGCCGAAGCCGAGTTTGCCACGGCCAATGGTTACAATACCAATGCCACCGGCACCAATAGTACCGCCATCGGAGCTAATGCTGATGCCACGCGAAAAGGGAGCACGGCTACCGGCTATGACGCCAACGCCACCGGAACCAAGAGTACCGCCACTGGCGGCAACAGCGATGCGACGGCAGACTATGCCACGGCCACCGGCTACAATAGCGATGCCGAAGCCGAGTATGCCACGGCCAATGGTTACAATACCAATGCCACCGCCGCTTATAGTACCGCCCTCGGTGCTTATACGGGTGCCACACAAAAAGGGAGCACGGCTACCGGTTATAATGCCAAAGCTACAGGGGTATACAGTACCGCCATCGGCACACAATCCACGGCCAGTCAGGACGGCGCCGTTGCCCTGGGTAGAGTTTCCACGGCTTCGGCCACACGGAGTACGGCGGTCGGCACAAAATCCACGGCCAGTCAGGAAGGCGCCACGGCCCTGGGTAACGCTTCCACGGCTTCCGCCACACAGAGTACGGCCTTGGGGCAAAACGCCACAGCCACGGCCACCAACTCCGTCGCCCTCGGTGCTGAGGCTGATGCCACGCAACGAGGGAGCACGGCCAGCGGCTATAATGCGAATGCCACAGGGATTTACAGTACCGCGGTCGGAGCGCAAGCCGCGGCCAGTCAAGAATCAGCCACGTCCCTGGGTAACGGTTCCACGGCTTCCGGCAGATTGAGTACGGCTTTGGGGAAAGACGCCATAGCCTCGGCAGACTACTCTACGGCCCTGGGTCATGATTCCACGGCTTCCTACAAATGGAGTACGGCTTTAGGGCAAAGCGCCACAGCCTCGGGAGAATCCTCTACGGCCCTGGGTAAAGGTTCCACGGCTTCCGGCTTAGCGAGTACGGCTTTGGGGAAAGACGCCACAGCCTCGGCACAATCCTCTACGGCCCTGGGTAAAGGTTCCACGGCTTCCGGCTTATTGAGTACGGCTTTGGGGAAAGACGCCACAGCCTCGGCATACGCCTCTACGGCCCTGAGTTATGGTGCCACGGCTTCCGACGATTTCAGCATGGCTTTGGGGAAAGACGCCACAGCCTCGGCGAAAAACTCCGTCGCCCTGGGATATCGCTCTGTCGCCAAAGAGGAAGATACCGTGTCCGTCGGCAGAAAATACAGTGAGCGGCGCATCACCAACGTCGCCACGGCACTCAACGGCACCGACGCCGTCAACCTCGATCAAGTAGAAAGCCTGATCACGACCAGCGGTGAGAAATGGCTTAACAGCACCGAAACCGGCTCGGCCAGCGTTGCCGGCAGCAATGCTACGGCCATCGGCTCCGGCAGCTTTGCCACCGCCGACGGTTCCGTGGCCCTCGGCCAAGGCTCCATTGCCGATGAAGAAAATACCCTGTCCGTCGGTTCCGACGGCAGCGAGCGGCGCATCACCAACGTCGCCGCCGGCGTCAACGACACCGACGCGGTGAACATGAGCCAACTCAATGCGGTGCAAAGCCAGGTCAGTGACAACGCCTCCAAGATCGCCACCCATACAACCAAAATTGCCAGCAACAGCGCTGCCATCGCCGCTATTAAAGCCCAGTCCGCCATCCTCTCCTCCAGCGAAAGCGCCAGCGCCAGTAGCAGCGGCAGCAACAGCCTGGCCATCGGCTCCGGCGCCTCCGCCCATGACGACGACACCGCTATCGGTGCCAATGCCACAGTCACCGCCGACAGCTCCACCGCCGTCGGGTCCAACACCCTGATCGCATCGGAACAGGCCGTGGCCGTGGGTGCCGATGCAATGGTGAGCAGTGAGGCCACCGGTGGGGTGGCCATTGGTCAGAATGCGGTCGTGGAACAAGGCGCAAGCAACGCCGTTGCCCTGGGCACAGACTCAGTGGCCGATGAAGCCAATACCGTGTCCGTCGGCAGCAGCGTCAACCAGCGGCGCGTTACCAACGTGGCCGACGGTGAAAACAACGGCGATGCGGTCAATGTCAGTCAACTCAATACCGTGAAAAGCGATGTGAGCAGCAACAGCGCGTCGATTGAAGACAACAGCGCGTCGATTGAAGACAACAGCGCGGCGATTGAAGACAACAGCGCGTCGATTGAAGACAACAGCACGGCGATTGAAGACAACAGCAGCGCCATCACCGAAGTGCGACAGACTTTAAATGACACACGGGATGCCGTGGCACACCTTGACCGGCGCGTAGATCAACTGGAGAACGAAATGGATGAAGTTGCGGCTCTGGCCTCGGCGTTTTCGGCTCTGGTGCCCAATGCGCGTAGCGCCAGCAATACCCAGCTTTCACTGGGGCTGGGCAATTACGGCAACGCCAATGCCGTGGCGCTGGGGGTGTTTCACTATGTCAATGACAACGTGTTGGTGAACGTCGGGGCTTCCACCGCCTTCGGCAACAGCAAAACCGCCGCCCGTGCCGGGATTACCATTGGGTTTTAA